One stretch of Thermanaerosceptrum fracticalcis DNA includes these proteins:
- a CDS encoding electron transfer flavoprotein subunit beta/FixA family protein → MKIIVCLKQVPNTNEVKIDPKTGTLIREGVPSIINPDDKNALEEALKLKEKMGGTVTVISMGPPQADFALREALAMGADEAILLSDRAFAGADTWATSLTLAKAIKKIGDFDLIFCGRQAIDGDTAQVGPEIAEHLDIPQVTYVRKILSLDAGKVVVERALEDGYEVIEAKLPVLLTAVKELNVPRYPSVSGIVDAFNIKQVQVWGIDSLGIEPEKVGLKGSPTQVKRTFSPPQKGSGKMLSGTVKEAVQTLVQELHDKHVL, encoded by the coding sequence ATGAAGATTATCGTCTGTCTCAAACAAGTACCCAACACCAATGAAGTTAAAATAGATCCCAAAACGGGAACTCTGATCCGGGAAGGTGTTCCCAGCATCATCAACCCTGACGACAAAAACGCTCTGGAAGAAGCCCTGAAACTAAAGGAGAAAATGGGCGGCACCGTTACTGTCATCTCCATGGGCCCACCCCAGGCCGATTTTGCTTTGCGGGAGGCCCTGGCCATGGGGGCCGATGAAGCCATTCTTCTATCCGACCGGGCCTTTGCCGGTGCGGACACCTGGGCTACTTCCCTCACCCTGGCTAAGGCCATCAAGAAAATAGGAGATTTTGATCTCATCTTCTGCGGGCGCCAGGCCATTGACGGGGACACCGCCCAGGTAGGTCCCGAGATAGCGGAACACCTGGACATTCCCCAGGTAACCTATGTGAGGAAGATCCTTTCTCTGGATGCCGGTAAAGTGGTTGTGGAGAGAGCCCTGGAGGATGGTTACGAGGTTATTGAGGCCAAACTGCCCGTTCTCCTGACTGCGGTAAAAGAACTGAACGTTCCCCGTTATCCTTCTGTAAGCGGCATCGTAGATGCCTTTAACATCAAGCAAGTCCAGGTCTGGGGAATAGACAGCCTGGGCATTGAACCGGAAAAAGTGGGGCTTAAAGGATCACCGACACAGGTGAAGAGGACCTTCAGCCCACCTCAGAAGGGGTCTGGCAAAATGCTTTCAGGCACAGTCAAGGAGGCAGTCCAAACCTTGGTCCAGGAATTACACGATAAGCATGTTTTATAA
- the nifJ gene encoding pyruvate:ferredoxin (flavodoxin) oxidoreductase, which produces MGKKMKTMDGNTAAAYVAYAFTEVAAIYPITPSSTMAEVVDEWSAHGQKNIFGQTVRVAEMQSEAGAAGAVHGSLSAGALTTTFTASQGLLLMIPNMYKIAGELLPGVFHVSARAVASHALSIFGDHSDVMACRQTGFALLASGSVQEVMDLGGIAHLTAIKSRVPFLHFFDGFRTSHEIQKIEIIDYEEFAKLVDHQAIKDFRDRALSPEHPYTKGTAQNPDIFFQAREASNPYYEAVPDLVEAYMAEISKLTGREYHPFNYYGDPEAEHVIVAMGSVCETVEETVDYLRAKGEKVGVIKVHLYRPFTARYFFNVLPKTVKRIAVLDRTKEPGALGEPLYQDVCTLFFGKENAPLIVGGRYGLGSKDTTPTQIKAVFDNLKENTPKNRFTIGIVDDVTFTSLPLGKKINTAPEGTSRCKFWGFGSDGTVGANKDAIKIIGDNTDLYAQAYFAYDSKKSGGVTISHLRFGKKPIKSTYLIDEADFIACHKQSYVNQYQVLEGLREGGTFLLNCNWKPEELSEKLPADMKKYLAENKINFYIIDAVDIAAKLGLGGRINMVMQAAFFKLANVIPLDDAITYLKDAIEKTYGKKGDAIVEMNQAAVDKALEALVKVDVPASWAEVSLEEAAATRDVPEFIQKVVEPMNAQQGDKLPVSAFVGREDGSFPHGTSAYEKRCIAIEVPEWQTDNCIQCNQCAYVCPHAAIRPVLLNEEEQAKAPQGFVTKKAVGKQLEGLAYRIQVSPLDCTGCGSCAQTCPAKQKALVMKPVAEMVEKEAANWEYATTVACKEGLWNLHSVKGSQFAQPLLEFSGACAGCGETPYAKLVTQLFGDRMIIANATGCSSIWGASAPSTPYCTNAKGQGPAWANSLFEDNAEYGYGMVLAIKQIREKITDLMQGALERDIPEELKEAFKLWLAGKDEGNASKEAKAKLLPLLEKYANLSVVQEIAEKKDYLVKPSHWVFGGDGWAYDIGYGGLDHVLASGEDINILVFDTEVYSNTGGQSSKATPAAAVAKFAASGKKVKKKDLGMIAATYGYVYVAQVAMGADQNQLIKALTEAEAYKGPSLIIAYAPCINHGLKLGMGCTQQEEKRAVEAGYWHLYRYNPELKKQGKNPFVLDSKEPTASFREFLMGEVRYSSLLNTFPEIAEALFAKAEEDAKERYETYKRMAQGC; this is translated from the coding sequence ATGGGTAAAAAGATGAAGACCATGGACGGTAATACCGCTGCGGCCTATGTGGCGTACGCTTTTACGGAAGTGGCGGCCATTTATCCCATCACACCTTCCTCTACCATGGCGGAAGTTGTGGATGAATGGAGCGCTCATGGTCAAAAGAACATCTTTGGCCAAACAGTGAGGGTAGCCGAAATGCAATCCGAAGCAGGAGCAGCCGGTGCGGTCCACGGTTCTTTATCTGCCGGTGCTCTTACTACGACTTTTACGGCCTCACAGGGGCTCTTGCTCATGATTCCCAATATGTACAAGATAGCGGGGGAACTTCTGCCCGGGGTTTTTCATGTAAGTGCCCGCGCCGTGGCCAGCCATGCTCTTTCTATCTTTGGCGACCATTCCGATGTGATGGCCTGCAGACAGACAGGCTTCGCCCTTTTGGCCTCCGGCAGTGTCCAGGAAGTAATGGACCTGGGGGGAATCGCCCATTTAACAGCCATCAAATCCCGGGTGCCTTTTCTCCATTTCTTTGACGGGTTTAGAACCTCCCATGAGATTCAAAAGATTGAAATCATTGACTACGAGGAGTTTGCCAAACTAGTTGACCATCAAGCCATTAAGGACTTCCGGGACAGGGCTTTGTCGCCGGAGCATCCCTATACGAAAGGTACGGCGCAGAACCCCGATATTTTCTTCCAGGCCCGTGAGGCCTCCAACCCCTATTACGAGGCTGTCCCTGACCTGGTAGAAGCCTATATGGCCGAAATCAGTAAACTTACCGGCCGGGAATACCATCCTTTTAATTACTACGGTGATCCCGAGGCTGAACATGTTATCGTAGCCATGGGTTCCGTTTGCGAAACCGTCGAGGAAACCGTTGACTACTTAAGGGCCAAAGGTGAAAAGGTCGGTGTCATTAAGGTACATCTTTACAGGCCGTTCACTGCCAGGTACTTCTTCAATGTCTTGCCCAAGACTGTGAAGAGAATCGCAGTTTTAGACAGGACCAAGGAGCCAGGCGCGCTGGGTGAACCTCTCTACCAGGATGTATGCACCCTGTTCTTTGGTAAAGAAAATGCACCTCTTATTGTGGGCGGCCGTTATGGCCTGGGTTCCAAAGATACCACACCAACCCAGATCAAAGCCGTTTTCGATAATCTTAAGGAGAATACCCCTAAGAACCGCTTTACCATTGGTATTGTGGATGATGTAACCTTCACCAGCCTTCCTTTGGGGAAGAAGATCAATACTGCCCCCGAGGGTACCAGCCGCTGCAAGTTCTGGGGCTTTGGTTCCGACGGAACAGTAGGGGCCAACAAGGATGCCATTAAAATTATCGGCGACAACACAGACCTCTATGCCCAGGCTTACTTCGCCTATGATTCCAAGAAATCCGGCGGGGTGACCATCTCTCACCTGCGGTTCGGTAAGAAACCCATCAAATCCACTTACCTCATTGATGAAGCGGACTTTATTGCCTGCCATAAACAGTCTTATGTAAACCAGTACCAGGTCCTGGAAGGCTTAAGAGAAGGCGGGACTTTCCTCCTGAACTGCAACTGGAAACCCGAAGAACTCTCGGAAAAGCTGCCGGCGGACATGAAAAAGTACCTGGCAGAAAATAAAATAAATTTCTATATCATCGATGCCGTGGATATCGCCGCTAAACTGGGCTTAGGCGGCAGGATTAACATGGTCATGCAGGCTGCCTTCTTTAAACTGGCCAATGTTATTCCCCTTGATGACGCCATTACATACCTGAAAGATGCCATTGAAAAAACCTACGGTAAAAAAGGCGATGCCATCGTGGAAATGAACCAGGCTGCCGTAGATAAGGCCCTGGAAGCCCTGGTTAAAGTGGATGTTCCCGCCAGTTGGGCTGAAGTCAGCCTGGAGGAGGCCGCTGCCACCAGGGATGTACCGGAATTTATTCAAAAAGTCGTGGAACCTATGAATGCCCAGCAGGGTGACAAGTTGCCCGTCAGTGCCTTTGTAGGACGGGAAGACGGTTCCTTCCCCCATGGCACTTCTGCTTACGAGAAACGCTGCATTGCCATCGAGGTGCCGGAATGGCAGACGGACAATTGCATCCAGTGCAACCAGTGCGCTTATGTCTGTCCCCACGCCGCCATCAGGCCTGTACTGCTGAATGAAGAGGAACAGGCCAAGGCACCCCAGGGCTTTGTTACTAAAAAAGCTGTCGGTAAGCAGCTGGAGGGGTTGGCCTATCGCATACAGGTCAGTCCTCTGGATTGTACCGGCTGTGGCAGCTGTGCCCAAACCTGCCCCGCGAAACAGAAGGCCCTGGTGATGAAGCCGGTGGCGGAAATGGTGGAAAAGGAAGCTGCCAACTGGGAATATGCTACTACCGTTGCCTGTAAGGAAGGACTCTGGAACCTCCACTCTGTTAAAGGCAGCCAGTTTGCCCAGCCACTCCTGGAGTTCTCCGGGGCCTGTGCCGGCTGTGGTGAAACACCTTATGCCAAACTGGTTACCCAGCTCTTTGGCGACAGAATGATTATTGCCAATGCTACAGGCTGCTCCTCGATTTGGGGAGCTTCCGCCCCCAGCACACCTTATTGTACCAATGCCAAAGGGCAGGGCCCGGCCTGGGCTAACTCCCTCTTTGAGGACAATGCCGAGTATGGCTATGGTATGGTCCTGGCTATTAAGCAGATTCGGGAAAAAATAACCGATCTCATGCAGGGGGCTTTAGAAAGGGATATCCCGGAAGAACTGAAAGAGGCCTTCAAACTCTGGTTGGCCGGTAAAGATGAGGGCAATGCTTCCAAGGAGGCTAAAGCCAAACTCCTGCCTTTACTGGAAAAGTATGCCAACCTCTCTGTGGTTCAAGAAATTGCCGAGAAGAAGGATTACCTGGTGAAGCCTTCCCACTGGGTCTTTGGCGGCGACGGCTGGGCTTACGATATTGGCTACGGCGGTCTGGATCATGTGCTGGCCTCCGGCGAAGATATCAATATCCTGGTCTTTGATACAGAGGTTTACTCCAATACGGGCGGCCAGTCCTCCAAGGCCACACCTGCAGCGGCGGTAGCCAAGTTTGCCGCTTCCGGCAAGAAGGTTAAGAAGAAAGACTTGGGCATGATTGCCGCCACTTATGGTTATGTTTACGTAGCCCAGGTGGCCATGGGCGCAGACCAGAATCAGCTGATAAAAGCCTTGACGGAAGCGGAAGCTTATAAAGGTCCATCTTTGATCATTGCCTATGCTCCCTGTATCAACCATGGTTTGAAGCTGGGCATGGGCTGCACCCAGCAGGAAGAAAAGCGGGCCGTGGAGGCCGGGTACTGGCACCTCTACCGCTATAATCCCGAACTCAAGAAGCAGGGCAAGAATCCTTTCGTGCTAGATTCCAAGGAACCCACGGCCTCTTTCCGGGAATTCTTAATGGGAGAAGTACGTTATTCCTCGCTTCTTAACACTTTCCCGGAAATTGCGGAAGCCCTCTTTGCCAAGGCGGAAGAGGATGCCAAAGAAAGATACGAGACTTATAAGCGTATGGCGCAAGGGTGCTAA
- a CDS encoding sigma-54 interaction domain-containing protein, translating into MAVFEDITKVKKVETELQEVTAYKKILEAVLENAYEGIVIVDRDGKIIMFNGAYADFLGIKPEDAIGRHVTEIIENTRMHEVIKTGIAEIGQLQRIGKHNAVVQRLPIKINDQVVAGVGKIWFKDLRDMENLFKHLKSLQDELAYYKEELRRTQGGRYTIENIVGNSPHIRKLKDLIARAARSSSTVLILGESGTGKELVAHAIHNLSNRSHHPFVRINCAAIPENILESELFGYAEGAFTGAQRGGKIGKFELAHRGTIFLDEIGDMPFSMQAKLLRFLQEKELERLGENKTRHIDARVIAATNQDLPKKIKKGEFREDLYYRLQVMTLEVPPLRERKEDIPFLVNYFIEKFNREFGRLIRKVDSKVMETLLSYEWPGNVRQMENVIERAYNLTEGDCITLESLPLYLAEMSPRTPIKEGVSLSLLQAKDELEKNTIETILKEVQGNRSKAAKLLGITRASLYQKLKKYGLM; encoded by the coding sequence GTGGCTGTTTTTGAGGATATAACAAAAGTCAAAAAAGTCGAGACTGAACTTCAGGAAGTTACGGCCTACAAAAAAATCCTGGAGGCCGTCTTGGAGAATGCTTACGAGGGTATCGTCATTGTGGACAGGGATGGGAAAATCATCATGTTCAACGGGGCTTACGCCGATTTTTTGGGGATTAAGCCGGAGGATGCTATTGGCCGTCATGTCACGGAGATTATAGAAAACACACGGATGCATGAGGTAATAAAAACAGGTATAGCTGAGATCGGGCAGTTGCAGCGTATTGGCAAGCATAATGCCGTAGTCCAGCGCCTCCCCATAAAAATTAACGACCAGGTGGTAGCGGGAGTTGGAAAAATATGGTTCAAAGATTTACGGGATATGGAAAATCTCTTTAAACATCTAAAATCTTTGCAGGATGAACTGGCATATTACAAAGAAGAGCTGCGACGGACCCAGGGCGGGCGTTATACCATAGAAAATATTGTAGGTAATAGTCCTCATATAAGAAAGCTAAAGGACCTTATCGCCCGCGCTGCCCGGTCTTCATCCACCGTACTTATCCTGGGAGAAAGCGGTACGGGAAAAGAATTAGTAGCCCATGCCATCCACAATCTCAGTAACCGCAGCCATCATCCCTTTGTACGCATCAATTGTGCCGCCATACCCGAAAACATCCTGGAGTCAGAGTTATTTGGCTATGCCGAAGGGGCTTTTACCGGTGCCCAGCGGGGTGGCAAAATAGGTAAATTCGAACTGGCCCACAGGGGGACTATTTTTCTCGATGAAATCGGGGATATGCCTTTTTCCATGCAGGCCAAGCTTTTGCGCTTTCTGCAGGAAAAAGAGCTGGAGCGCCTGGGCGAGAACAAAACCCGCCACATTGATGCCCGGGTCATTGCGGCTACCAATCAGGATTTACCCAAAAAAATAAAAAAAGGGGAGTTCCGCGAGGACTTATACTACCGTCTGCAGGTGATGACCCTGGAAGTTCCGCCTTTACGTGAGCGGAAGGAGGACATCCCCTTTCTTGTAAATTATTTTATTGAAAAATTCAACCGGGAATTTGGCCGGCTGATCCGGAAAGTTGACAGCAAAGTCATGGAGACTCTGCTGAGCTATGAATGGCCCGGTAACGTACGTCAAATGGAAAACGTCATTGAGAGAGCCTATAATTTAACGGAAGGTGATTGTATTACTTTAGAATCGTTGCCCTTATACCTGGCGGAAATGTCACCCAGGACTCCTATTAAGGAGGGGGTAAGCCTTTCTCTCCTGCAGGCCAAAGATGAATTAGAAAAAAACACCATTGAAACCATCCTGAAAGAGGTGCAGGGAAACCGCAGTAAAGCTGCCAAGCTTTTGGGCATAACCAGAGCCTCCTTGTACCAAAAACTTAAGAAGTATGGTCTGATGTAA
- a CDS encoding acyl-CoA dehydrogenase family protein codes for MQFFQFTEEQEMLKKAVREFVEAEIAPKAAEWDEKDYCPVELFPKMGEMGITGIFVPEQYGGAGLGHVERAICLEEISRHSAGLGIALMTHQLCVAGILYYGTEEQKQKYLPELAAGTKIGGLSVTEPGGGSDFMGQKSTGELKDGYWVLNGRKCFITNSHVADIDIWTVITGQDEKGRPVMTAFIIDPDTPGHTPGRKEHKLGLRGSVTGDVNCVEVKVAPEQMLGKEGAGAKIAMTTIQEVGRAGMSAINVGILRGCVEEGVKFANERIVYGKPIAKLQAIQFDIAETRLEYEAARLLTYRAAGMKDAGIPCATEFAMAKLYATEAACRAAKRIMDMMGGYGIVNEYPIGRFLRDALASIAAGGTSHIQKLIIAGSTLSGK; via the coding sequence ATGCAATTTTTCCAATTTACCGAAGAACAGGAAATGCTAAAAAAAGCGGTGCGTGAGTTTGTGGAAGCAGAAATCGCACCCAAAGCGGCCGAGTGGGATGAAAAAGACTACTGTCCCGTGGAGCTCTTTCCCAAAATGGGAGAAATGGGCATTACCGGCATTTTCGTACCCGAACAGTACGGCGGAGCCGGCCTGGGCCATGTAGAACGGGCTATCTGCCTGGAAGAAATCTCCCGGCATTCCGCAGGTTTAGGCATAGCCCTCATGACCCACCAGCTTTGCGTGGCCGGTATACTTTACTATGGCACAGAAGAACAAAAACAAAAATACCTGCCCGAACTGGCAGCAGGTACCAAGATCGGCGGTCTCTCCGTCACTGAACCGGGCGGCGGCTCTGACTTCATGGGCCAGAAATCCACCGGAGAATTAAAAGACGGATACTGGGTCTTAAACGGCCGCAAGTGCTTTATTACCAACTCCCATGTGGCTGACATCGACATCTGGACCGTCATCACCGGTCAGGATGAAAAAGGCCGTCCTGTCATGACCGCCTTCATCATCGACCCTGATACACCCGGTCATACCCCTGGCCGTAAAGAACACAAACTGGGCTTGAGAGGCTCTGTCACCGGTGATGTCAACTGTGTAGAAGTCAAAGTGGCTCCTGAACAAATGCTGGGTAAAGAAGGAGCCGGAGCAAAAATTGCCATGACCACCATCCAGGAAGTGGGTCGTGCGGGCATGTCAGCCATCAACGTCGGTATCTTAAGGGGCTGTGTGGAAGAAGGCGTCAAATTTGCCAACGAGCGTATTGTTTACGGCAAGCCTATCGCCAAACTCCAGGCCATCCAGTTTGATATTGCCGAAACCAGGCTGGAGTACGAAGCCGCCAGGCTTCTCACCTACCGGGCTGCCGGTATGAAAGATGCCGGGATACCCTGTGCCACCGAATTCGCCATGGCCAAGCTCTATGCCACCGAAGCCGCCTGCCGGGCAGCCAAGAGAATTATGGACATGATGGGCGGCTACGGTATCGTCAACGAGTATCCCATAGGCCGGTTCCTGAGAGATGCCTTAGCTTCCATTGCCGCCGGCGGCACCTCCCATATCCAGAAACTCATCATTGCCGGCAGCACCTTAAGCGGCAAATAA
- a CDS encoding acyl-CoA dehydrogenase, whose protein sequence is MEFSLSPKHEMLRTMYREFSEKELVPIAAQIDETMEFPFETVKKMAELGFMGIPYPKEYGGAAAGDLAYILAVEEISRACASHGVTLSVHISLCCWPIYKYGNQAQKEKYLIPLASGKKLGAFGLTEPNAGTDASGLQTRAVFDGDEYVLNGSKIFITNGGIADVYVVQAVTDPGKGLKGISSFIVEKGTPGFTFGKKENKMGIRGSVQTELIFQDCRIPKENLLGQEGDGFKIAMTTLDGGRIGIGAQALGIAQAALEEAVKYSKERIQFNKPIANNQAIQWMIADMATEIDAARFLVYRAAWLKENNKPYSKEAAMAKLFASETAMRASHKAVQIHGGYGFIKEYRVERLMRDAKITEIYEGTSEVQRMVIAGATLK, encoded by the coding sequence ATGGAATTCTCATTATCGCCGAAACACGAAATGTTGAGGACAATGTACCGTGAATTTTCTGAGAAAGAGCTGGTACCAATCGCCGCGCAAATTGATGAGACTATGGAATTTCCTTTTGAAACAGTGAAAAAAATGGCTGAACTTGGTTTTATGGGGATTCCCTATCCTAAGGAATATGGTGGGGCAGCAGCTGGTGACCTGGCGTATATCCTTGCCGTGGAGGAGATTTCTCGAGCCTGTGCATCACACGGGGTTACCCTTTCTGTACACATTTCTTTATGCTGCTGGCCCATTTATAAGTATGGCAATCAGGCGCAGAAAGAAAAATATTTGATTCCTCTGGCTTCGGGTAAAAAATTAGGAGCATTTGGTTTAACCGAGCCCAATGCTGGTACCGATGCTTCTGGCCTGCAGACCAGGGCGGTTTTTGACGGCGATGAGTATGTGCTTAACGGTTCAAAAATATTCATAACAAACGGTGGCATAGCTGATGTGTATGTTGTCCAGGCGGTAACCGACCCTGGCAAGGGCCTAAAAGGCATTAGTTCTTTCATCGTGGAAAAAGGAACTCCTGGCTTCACCTTCGGTAAGAAAGAAAATAAGATGGGTATTCGCGGTTCGGTACAAACTGAATTAATTTTCCAGGATTGCCGCATTCCCAAAGAAAATCTGTTAGGACAGGAAGGCGATGGTTTTAAAATTGCCATGACAACTTTAGACGGCGGACGCATAGGTATAGGGGCCCAGGCCCTGGGGATAGCCCAGGCTGCTTTGGAGGAAGCTGTCAAATATTCTAAAGAACGTATCCAGTTTAACAAACCCATTGCCAACAACCAGGCCATCCAATGGATGATTGCTGACATGGCAACGGAAATTGATGCAGCCCGTTTCCTGGTATACAGGGCTGCCTGGCTAAAAGAAAATAATAAACCTTACAGCAAGGAGGCCGCAATGGCAAAGCTGTTTGCTTCCGAAACAGCTATGAGAGCTAGTCACAAAGCCGTGCAAATCCACGGAGGCTACGGTTTCATAAAGGAATACAGGGTGGAACGCTTGATGCGTGATGCTAAAATAACCGAGATTTATGAGGGAACATCGGAAGTCCAGCGCATGGTTATCGCAGGCGCTACCTTGAAATAA
- a CDS encoding FAD-binding protein — protein MAILVDKEKCIGCGNCVDSCPFGAIEMDGNMAKMNDKCTECGACLESCPVEAISRSEKVKDENFSLEDYKGVWVFAEQRQGSIMNIAFELLGEGRKLADTLGVELGAVLIGDKVEEKAQELFAYGADVVYLIDHPELKNYRTEPYCGALEKAINAYKPEIVLIGATNIGRDLGPRIAGRIHTGLTADCTELAIDPEQRLLLQTRPAFGGNIMATILCPNTRPQMATVRPGVMKKMIPDYCRTGKIVEITYDAAAVKVRTAVREIVRETSRIVNLEEAQVIVAGGRGVGGPEGFKLLEEVAASLGGVVGASRAAVDAGWIPANHQVGQTGKTVHPKIYIACGISGAIQHVAGMQHSDIIIAINKNPNAPIFKVADYGIVGDLYQVVPLLIEALKESGNGSMDLTCTTK, from the coding sequence ATGGCCATATTGGTTGATAAGGAAAAATGTATAGGTTGTGGAAACTGCGTCGATTCTTGTCCTTTTGGCGCCATTGAAATGGACGGAAACATGGCAAAAATGAACGACAAGTGCACCGAATGCGGGGCCTGTCTGGAATCCTGCCCCGTAGAAGCAATTTCTCGTTCAGAGAAGGTAAAAGATGAAAACTTCTCCCTAGAGGATTACAAAGGGGTGTGGGTCTTTGCTGAACAGCGCCAGGGCAGTATCATGAATATTGCCTTTGAACTTTTGGGTGAAGGCCGCAAACTGGCTGACACCCTGGGGGTGGAACTGGGCGCAGTCCTCATCGGAGACAAGGTAGAAGAAAAGGCCCAGGAACTCTTCGCTTACGGTGCAGATGTTGTCTATCTGATAGACCACCCTGAACTCAAAAACTATCGTACCGAGCCCTACTGCGGCGCCCTGGAAAAAGCAATCAATGCCTACAAGCCGGAGATTGTATTAATCGGGGCTACCAACATAGGCCGTGACCTGGGTCCCCGCATAGCCGGGAGAATTCATACCGGTCTCACTGCAGACTGCACCGAACTGGCAATCGACCCCGAACAGAGACTCCTCCTGCAGACCCGCCCCGCCTTTGGAGGCAACATCATGGCTACCATTCTCTGCCCCAACACCCGCCCCCAGATGGCCACCGTACGCCCCGGGGTAATGAAAAAAATGATACCCGACTACTGCCGGACCGGTAAAATCGTGGAAATAACATATGACGCCGCTGCAGTAAAAGTGCGGACGGCTGTTAGGGAAATTGTCCGGGAAACGAGCCGCATCGTTAACCTGGAAGAAGCACAGGTAATTGTTGCCGGTGGTCGCGGTGTAGGTGGACCTGAAGGCTTTAAGCTGCTGGAAGAAGTTGCAGCCAGTCTGGGTGGAGTTGTGGGCGCTTCCCGTGCCGCTGTTGATGCTGGCTGGATTCCCGCCAACCACCAAGTGGGGCAGACAGGCAAAACCGTTCATCCCAAGATTTATATTGCCTGCGGCATTTCCGGAGCTATTCAGCACGTGGCCGGAATGCAGCATTCGGACATCATCATTGCTATCAATAAAAATCCCAATGCGCCCATTTTCAAAGTGGCTGATTACGGTATTGTAGGCGATTTGTACCAGGTAGTGCCTTTACTCATTGAGGCCCTTAAAGAATCAGGGAACGGGTCGATGGATTTGACCTGCACCACTAAGTAA